Proteins encoded together in one Xenopus laevis strain J_2021 chromosome 6L, Xenopus_laevis_v10.1, whole genome shotgun sequence window:
- the LOC108719471 gene encoding E3 ubiquitin-protein ligase TRIM11 — MASAGVRVEVTCTICLSIYTEPVTLPCGHNFCQGCINKTWDWQEGVEEKPPCPECRERFRRRPELIKNLRLRNIAEHFLPEQPKQENTDIYCTYCDSSVPAAKYCALCKACLCQSHVQLHSRAHVLTEPPVSPAKHKCSVHDKLLEFHCLEDDACICASCCLVGVHQGHRVESLSEASEKQKEKLKRVLEYLIPNKEDTEKGLVKLKGRRDQVKKKAAAEREKVTDLFRCIREWLEALENQILEEISRQEEQYSLPYSDLIQELEIQKEQLSQKIHDIVELCNTADPLTVLQGSEKAEDLDYVEKSFVQRPPPVPDLDKYLLKETLDTGLCDIVRGATQMWDYGQKVTDLEMDINTAGPYVTLSDDGKSANDWNCDQEHPETPERFEQNQVLSTRGFSSGRHYWDVEGSDFGRWCVGVAYPSLEKEGVRSLIGFNEKSWGLYQMDRNFFMSLLQGYQYKLLHNNKEYELPGISSCRRIRISLDYKAGRLSFYELSDPIKHLFSFTATFTEPLCAAFWLESGWVKIIS; from the coding sequence ATGGCGAGTGCCGGTGTTAGAGTCGAGGTGACGTGCAccatctgcctgagcatttaCACTGAGCCCGTAACTCTGCCGTGTGGCCACAACTTCTGCCAGGGCTGCATTAACAAAACCTGGGACTGGCAGGAAGGTGTGGAGGAAAAGCCCCCCTGCCCCGAATGTAGAGAGAGATTCAGGAGACGTCCGGAACTAATAAAGAACTTGCGGCTGCGGAACATCGCAGAACATTTTCTTCCTGAGCAGCCAAAGCAAGAAAATACAGACATCTACTGCACCTACTGTGATTCCTCTGTGCCCGCTGCCAAGTACTGTGCCCTGTGCAAGGCGTGTCTGTGCCAGAGTCATGTGCAACTACACAGCAGAGCCCACGTCTTAACGGAACCCCCAGTCTCCCCAGCAAAGCACAAATGCTCCGTACATGACAAACTGCTGGAGTTCCACTGCCTTGAGGATGACGCCTGTATCTGTGCCTCCTGCTGTTTGGTTGGGGTGCACCAGGGCCACAGGGTGGAGTCGCTGAGCGAGGCCTCCGAGAAGCAGAAAGAGAAACTTAAACGTGTTCTGGAATATCTGATCCCAAACAAAGAGGATACCGAGAAGGGTCTTGTGAAGCTTAAAGGCCGCAGGGACCAAGTCAAGAAGAAAGCGGCTGCAGAGCGTGAGAAAGTCACTGACCTATTCAGGTGCATCCGGGAATggctggaagccctagagaatCAAATCCTGGAGGAGATCTCCAGACAAGAAGAGCAATATTCCCTTCCATACTCCGATCTTATCCAGGAACTGGAAATACAGAAGGAGCAGCTCTCCCAGAAGATCCACGACATTGTGGAGCTGTGCAACACGGCCGATCCATTGACTGTCCTTCAGGGGTCAGAGAAGGCAGAGGATCTTGATTATGTGGAGAAGAGTTTTGTGCAGAGACCTCCTCCAGTGCCGGATTTGGACAAGTATCTGCTCAAAGAGACGTTAGACACAGGGTTGTGTGATATTGTGAGGGGGGCAACACAAATGTGGGATTACGGGCAGAAGGTGACTGACCTGGAAATGGACATAAACACTGCCGGCCCTTATGTGACTTTATCAGACGACGGGAAATCTGCCAACGACTGGAATTGTGACCAGGAACATCCCGAAACCCCCGAGAGATTTGAGCAGAATCAGGTTCTGAGCACCAGGGGCTTCTCGTCGGGGCGCCATTACTGGGACGTGGAGGGCAGCGATTTTGGTAGATGGTGTGTAGGAGTGGCCTATCCCAGCTTGGAGAAGGAAGGAGTTAGGTcacttattgggtttaatgagaAGTCCTGGGGTTTGTACCAGATGGATAGGAATTTCTTTATGAGTCTTTTACAAGGGTATCAGTATAAACTCTTACATAACAACAAGGAATATGAATTGCCTGGTATTTCatcctgcaggagaatcaggatctcgCTGGACTACAAGGCCGGACGCCTGTCCTTCTATGAGCTGAGTGACCCCATTAAGCACCTGTTCTCCTTCACTGCCACCTTCACTGAGCCCCTCTGTGCCGCATTCTGGCTTGAGTCTGGTTGGGTGAAAATCATTAGCTGA